In a single window of the Bacillus clarus genome:
- a CDS encoding ABC transporter ATP-binding protein: MVAELKWDIPSSLLKLNQVSKVYGKGETEVTALHPITLDVKEGEFIGIVGPSGSGKSTLLSIAGALLSPSKGNIYVSGQDITSLSEKEMTDIRLRKIGFIFQFANLVPFLTVKEQLLYIAKLKGEDKKEAGKFAEQLLKTFGLSHRMNHYPNQLSGGEKQRVAIARAFMNNPDLILADEPTASLDSKRAREVVDLMKDEVKKNKKAAIMITHDEKMLDVCDRILTLRDGKLLRENEV, translated from the coding sequence ATGGTAGCAGAATTAAAATGGGACATCCCATCGTCATTATTAAAATTGAATCAAGTAAGTAAAGTATATGGAAAAGGAGAAACAGAAGTAACAGCTTTACACCCAATTACATTAGATGTAAAAGAAGGCGAATTTATCGGTATTGTTGGTCCATCTGGCTCTGGGAAAAGTACATTGCTTTCCATTGCAGGTGCACTTTTATCTCCTTCAAAAGGAAATATTTATGTTTCTGGTCAAGATATAACAAGTTTATCAGAAAAAGAGATGACCGATATTCGTTTAAGAAAAATTGGATTTATATTTCAATTTGCAAATCTCGTACCTTTCTTAACAGTGAAAGAGCAACTCTTATATATCGCTAAGTTAAAGGGAGAAGATAAAAAAGAAGCTGGCAAATTTGCAGAACAATTATTGAAAACTTTTGGATTATCCCATCGAATGAATCATTATCCAAACCAACTTTCAGGTGGTGAAAAACAACGTGTAGCCATCGCTCGTGCATTTATGAATAATCCAGATTTAATTTTAGCTGATGAACCTACTGCTAGTCTTGACTCAAAACGTGCTAGAGAAGTAGTTGACTTAATGAAAGATGAAGTTAAGAAAAATAAAAAAGCAGCGATTATGATTACACACGATGAAAAAATGCTTGACGTATGTGATCGAATTTTAACACTTCGCGATGGAAAATTACTACGGGAAAACGAAGTGTAA
- a CDS encoding type I restriction-modification system subunit M N-terminal domain-containing protein: MNEIDRIMKCCNYDDELFRMYIVCLLQLKQCSEKFKKVRQELRTDYLIKGICEREIDGIIKGSKGYEKYYVPKVLQWDFLRRNPFIIEHICEELFAYKRINLSTETWIMVIACIENE; the protein is encoded by the coding sequence ATGAATGAAATTGATCGTATTATGAAGTGTTGCAATTATGATGACGAACTATTTCGTATGTATATCGTTTGTTTACTTCAATTGAAGCAATGTAGTGAAAAGTTTAAAAAAGTGCGGCAAGAATTAAGAACGGATTATTTAATAAAAGGCATTTGTGAGCGGGAGATTGATGGGATAATAAAGGGAAGTAAAGGGTACGAGAAATATTATGTACCAAAAGTATTACAGTGGGATTTTTTGAGAAGAAACCCTTTCATCATTGAACATATTTGTGAGGAATTGTTTGCATACAAACGAATAAACCTTTCAACTGAAACGTGGATAATGGTAATTGCATGTATAGAAAATGAATGA
- a CDS encoding SWIM zinc finger family protein, translating into MYAYLLAEIRKWIPKYIIDRGYEYYEEGHVEDVEIHSNKVFAFVTGNARNYEVSIDLEDFTKSSCECPYENYCKHMAAVVYEIQSTGESKVEEQLNNLGKEELMVVLRRLLQSSKNVQIVEKMLKKGKL; encoded by the coding sequence ATGTACGCTTATTTATTAGCAGAGATAAGGAAATGGATTCCGAAGTACATTATAGATAGAGGATATGAATATTATGAAGAAGGACATGTAGAAGATGTTGAAATACATAGCAACAAAGTATTTGCTTTTGTAACTGGGAATGCAAGGAACTATGAAGTGAGTATTGATCTTGAAGATTTTACAAAAAGTAGCTGTGAATGTCCTTATGAAAATTATTGTAAACATATGGCGGCGGTTGTTTATGAAATTCAAAGTACCGGTGAGAGTAAAGTTGAAGAGCAGCTAAATAATCTAGGAAAAGAAGAGTTAATGGTAGTATTAAGACGCTTGTTACAAAGCTCTAAAAATGTACAAATAGTAGAGAAGATGTTAAAGAAAGGGAAGCTTTAA